TTCCTCTCCTACGGCGCCAAAGCCAAGTAAGCAAACAGGCTGGCGCATCTGGTGGAGTTTACTACGTCCCCATACATTAACAGCCGCTTTCGTACCTGTTTTCATCGGAACAGCATATTCGATGCAGGTCGGAGGTATAAATCAAATACATCTTCCTCTTTTCCTTATGATGCTTCTTGCTTGTCTTCTCATTCAAGCAGCAACAAACATGTTTAATGAATACTTTGATTATAAAAGAGGACTCGATCACGAAGGTTCAGTTGGTATCGGCGGCGCTATCGTTCGCGATGGCATTCAGCCAAAAACAGTGCTTAACTTAGCATTTGGATTTTTCGGCATCGCAATACTATTAGGTGTTTATATTTGTATAAATTCTAGCTGGTGGCTTGCTGCAATCGGTCTTGTTTGTATGGCCGTTGCTTACCTTTATACAGGTGGCCCACTTCCAATTGCATATACACCATTTGGAGAGTTGACAGCCGGATTATTTATGGGTGTCATTATTATTGGGATTTCATTCTTTATTCAAACTGGAACTGTAACATCAGAAGTCATTTTACTATCTATTCCAAGCTCCATTTTAATTGGTGCCATTTTACTAGCCAATAATATTCGTGACTTGGATGGCGATAAAGAAAACGGTCGTAAAACGTTAGCAATTCTCGTTGGACGCGAGCGAGCGGTTGGTGTACTTGCTTCGATGTTCATCGTTTCCTACATTTGGACAATTGCTTTAATTATCGTGGGCATCGTATCACCATGGATGCTTATCGTATTTTTAAGTGCGCCGAAAGCATTTAAAGCGACGAAAGGCTTTATCGGCAAAAGCATTCCGATGGAAATGGTACCTGCGATGATTGCAACAGCAAAAACAAATACAATCTTCGGTTTCCTAATGGGAATCGGATTATTACTTGGATACTTTCTATAAAAGGAGCTGCTTATGCGGCTCCTTTTTCATATCTAAAATTCATCTCATAATTCCTACTCTCAACGCTCATACTATGTAAAGAAACTGAATTGTAGGAAGGTGGACGACTATGTTAACTCCACAACAAGTAGGTCAATTTAAATCCATTTTAGAAAAACAAAAACAAGAACTAGAGCAAACGATACAAACTCATGAAAATACAGATCGTGCTTCTGAACGTGACTCAGTAGGAGAACTGTCTAGCTATGACAACCATCCAGGTGATATGGCTACAGAGCTATATGAACGGGAAAAAGACTTCGGGCTTATTGAACTTTGGCATAAACAGCTTGAGGACACGAAACATGCCTTGCAAAAAATAGAAGCGGGTACGTACGGCATTTGCGAAGTGTCTGGCGAAGAGATTCCATTTGAAAGATTGGAAGCAATGCCGACTGCTACAACATGCATCCAGCACGCGACAAATAAGTTAAATATGAATACACGACCAGTTGAAGAAGAAGTGTTGTCTCCTTCTTTCCAGAAGCATGATGAGGACAATTCTGTTGAGTACGATGCGGAAGATGCGTGGCAAGATGTCGCAAATTACGGAACATCTGAAACGCCGTCTGAT
This DNA window, taken from Bacillus cereus ATCC 14579, encodes the following:
- a CDS encoding 1,4-dihydroxy-2-naphthoate polyprenyltransferase; this translates as MEMNVKTNSSPTAPKPSKQTGWRIWWSLLRPHTLTAAFVPVFIGTAYSMQVGGINQIHLPLFLMMLLACLLIQAATNMFNEYFDYKRGLDHEGSVGIGGAIVRDGIQPKTVLNLAFGFFGIAILLGVYICINSSWWLAAIGLVCMAVAYLYTGGPLPIAYTPFGELTAGLFMGVIIIGISFFIQTGTVTSEVILLSIPSSILIGAILLANNIRDLDGDKENGRKTLAILVGRERAVGVLASMFIVSYIWTIALIIVGIVSPWMLIVFLSAPKAFKATKGFIGKSIPMEMVPAMIATAKTNTIFGFLMGIGLLLGYFL
- a CDS encoding yteA family sporulation protein: MLTPQQVGQFKSILEKQKQELEQTIQTHENTDRASERDSVGELSSYDNHPGDMATELYEREKDFGLIELWHKQLEDTKHALQKIEAGTYGICEVSGEEIPFERLEAMPTATTCIQHATNKLNMNTRPVEEEVLSPSFQKHDEDNSVEYDAEDAWQDVANYGTSETPSDLERQDSKNYNGMYVNSEENVGYVEDFENFIGTDMYGKNPQVFATEEHEEYEQMLDDFEERTFKGELSSNESSSKE